The following proteins are co-located in the Bacillus pumilus genome:
- the proG gene encoding pyrroline-5-carboxylate reductase ProG, producing the protein METIGIIGYGSMADMMVQKWLEKRVLDARQFMIHTRSETERLHQLKEKHDDVNICSLDELSASCDVLFVCVPPLAVLDVLDQLHPAKKAIHIVSVAAAVTLDKLTQHTNQPVSRYIPTLTSAVGTGVSLVAHGVTVGDEEKKRLNRLLSAFSIVREVEEDRFDAASNLTSSSPGFIAAIFEEMAKAAVRNSELSLEEAYEFLTYALLGTGQVLVEHGLTFAETVNRVATKGGITGEGAAVIQKQAPQMFDDLFTQTMKKYDQLKSQIDEANKHH; encoded by the coding sequence GTGGAGACAATCGGAATCATTGGATATGGAAGCATGGCTGATATGATGGTACAAAAATGGCTGGAAAAAAGGGTGCTAGATGCCCGTCAGTTCATGATCCATACAAGAAGTGAAACGGAGCGGCTGCATCAGCTCAAAGAGAAGCACGATGATGTAAACATCTGCTCATTAGATGAACTCTCTGCGTCATGTGATGTTCTGTTTGTCTGTGTGCCGCCGCTTGCTGTACTTGACGTTCTGGATCAGCTGCACCCGGCAAAGAAAGCGATACATATTGTGTCAGTGGCAGCGGCTGTGACGTTAGATAAATTAACGCAGCATACGAATCAACCAGTATCCAGATACATCCCAACTTTGACTTCAGCCGTTGGGACGGGCGTATCGCTAGTTGCGCATGGTGTAACCGTAGGGGATGAAGAGAAAAAACGTTTGAACCGTCTGCTTTCAGCCTTTAGCATCGTCCGGGAAGTGGAGGAAGACCGGTTTGATGCGGCGAGTAATTTGACAAGCTCTTCTCCTGGTTTTATCGCTGCTATTTTTGAAGAAATGGCGAAAGCCGCTGTGAGAAATAGTGAGCTTTCCTTAGAGGAAGCATATGAATTTTTAACTTATGCGCTTTTAGGCACAGGCCAAGTCCTTGTAGAACACGGCCTCACATTCGCTGAAACGGTCAATAGGGTGGCGACAAAAGGCGGGATTACAGGAGAAGGCGCTGCGGTCATTCAAAAGCAGGCACCGCAGATGTTTGATGACTTATTTACACAAACCATGAAGAAATACGATCAGCTGAAATCGCAGATAGACGAAGCAAATAAACACCACTAA
- a CDS encoding M55 family metallopeptidase, with product MKLYVSVDMEGITGLADHTFVDARQHNYERGRKIMTDEVNACVEALLGHGATDILVNDSHSKMNNLLIEELHEEAALISGDVKPYSMVQGLDQTYDAAVFLGYHARASMKGVMSHSMIFGVRHFYINDHPIGEMGFNAYVAGYYGVPVILVCGDDQAALEAEKLLPGVKTVAVKETISRSAVKCLTPAKVNKQISQQVEAAMKQIHQIKPLTPPDQPLLKIEFANYGQAEWANLMPGTAIIEGTTTVTYQAKNILEAYQAMLVMTELAARTTFC from the coding sequence ATGAAGCTCTATGTATCTGTCGATATGGAGGGTATTACTGGTCTAGCTGATCATACATTTGTCGATGCTCGTCAGCACAATTATGAGCGGGGCAGAAAAATCATGACAGATGAAGTGAATGCCTGTGTAGAGGCTCTTCTTGGGCATGGTGCAACCGATATTTTGGTCAACGACAGTCATTCTAAAATGAATAATCTCTTGATCGAAGAACTGCATGAAGAGGCAGCCCTCATATCAGGCGATGTAAAACCTTATTCAATGGTTCAAGGATTAGATCAAACGTATGATGCAGCTGTTTTTTTAGGCTACCATGCGAGGGCATCAATGAAAGGTGTGATGTCCCACAGTATGATTTTTGGTGTCAGACATTTTTACATAAATGATCATCCAATTGGTGAAATGGGCTTTAATGCGTATGTCGCAGGCTATTATGGTGTTCCGGTGATCCTTGTATGCGGAGACGATCAAGCAGCACTTGAAGCAGAAAAGCTGTTGCCTGGCGTGAAAACAGTTGCAGTGAAAGAAACCATTTCAAGATCTGCTGTGAAATGCTTAACCCCAGCCAAAGTAAATAAACAAATCTCGCAGCAAGTGGAAGCTGCAATGAAACAGATTCATCAAATAAAGCCGCTGACGCCTCCTGATCAGCCGCTGCTCAAGATCGAGTTCGCCAATTATGGACAAGCCGAATGGGCGAATTTAATGCCGGGTACTGCCATCATAGAAGGGACGACGACGGTGACGTATCAAGCAAAAAATATATTAGAAGCCTACCAAGCGATGCTTGTCATGACAGAGCTTGCCGCACGTACAACATTTTGTTAA
- a CDS encoding ABC transporter permease has translation MASFLLRRFIAMIATILTITTLTFILMKVIPGSPFNEERNTNETVQRNLESYYHLDEPLYVQYVIYLKSIVTFDFGPSIKKPSESVNDLLARGFPVSLELGLISILIAVISGILLGVMAALRHNGLIDYIAMTIAVFGISIPNFIFATLLIQQLSVNLKLFPTAMWTSPMHMVLPTIALAVGPMAIIARLTRSSMIEVLTQDYIRTAKAKGLSPFKIVFKHALRNALLPVVTILGTLVASILTGSFVIEKIFAIPGMGKYFVESINNRDYPVIMGTTVFYSIILITLLFIVDVAYRLLDPRIQLHQKGGKA, from the coding sequence ATGGCCAGCTTTTTGCTCAGGCGTTTTATTGCAATGATTGCCACGATCTTAACCATTACGACTTTAACGTTTATTTTGATGAAGGTCATTCCAGGATCGCCCTTCAATGAAGAACGAAATACAAACGAAACCGTCCAGCGAAACCTCGAAAGCTACTATCACTTAGACGAACCACTTTATGTTCAATATGTCATCTATTTAAAATCCATCGTTACCTTTGATTTTGGTCCTTCCATTAAAAAGCCCTCTGAAAGCGTCAATGATCTATTGGCGAGAGGCTTCCCAGTCTCATTAGAACTTGGTCTTATCTCAATTTTGATTGCTGTCATCTCTGGCATCCTGCTAGGGGTCATGGCTGCCCTCCGGCATAATGGTTTGATTGATTATATCGCCATGACCATTGCTGTTTTCGGAATATCTATTCCAAACTTTATCTTTGCTACCTTATTAATTCAGCAGCTTTCTGTGAATTTGAAGCTCTTCCCCACAGCGATGTGGACAAGTCCGATGCATATGGTGCTTCCTACAATCGCACTGGCTGTCGGTCCAATGGCTATTATTGCCCGGTTAACGAGATCGAGCATGATTGAAGTACTGACGCAGGACTATATTCGCACTGCCAAAGCGAAAGGACTTTCTCCTTTTAAAATTGTGTTTAAACATGCACTTCGGAATGCGCTTTTACCCGTTGTGACCATTCTTGGAACACTTGTCGCAAGTATTTTAACAGGAAGTTTTGTCATTGAAAAAATATTTGCCATTCCTGGAATGGGAAAATACTTTGTCGAGAGTATTAACAACCGTGATTATCCTGTGATCATGGGCACCACTGTTTTTTACAGCATCATCTTAATCACACTTCTTTTCATTGTAGATGTGGCGTATCGTCTGCTTGATCCAAGGATTCAGCTGCATCAGAAAGGAGGAAAGGCATGA
- a CDS encoding ABC transporter permease yields the protein MSVHLQHDQPNRNHEVPDEWFSPREQKKTEAHAIKRPSLSYWADTWRRLKQNKLAMFSLSVLIFLFMMAVLGPLLAPNHVTEQRLSMQNLPPSAAHWFGTDELGRDVFTRTWYGARISLFVGVMAALIDFAIGVIYGGIAGYKGGRYDHVMMRIVEVLYGLPYLLVVILLMVLMGPGLVTIIVALTVTGWIGMARIVRGQVLQLKSQEYVLASKTFGAKSLRIIRRNLLPNTMGPIIVQMTLTVPTAIFAEAFLSFLGLGIQAPFASWGVMANDALPTVLSDNGHWWRLFFPAFFISLTMFCFNNLGDGLQDALDPKMKR from the coding sequence ATGAGCGTACACCTTCAGCACGATCAACCAAACCGAAACCATGAAGTGCCGGATGAATGGTTTTCTCCTAGAGAGCAAAAGAAGACCGAAGCCCATGCCATTAAAAGACCCTCTCTTTCGTACTGGGCAGATACATGGAGACGGCTAAAGCAAAATAAGCTCGCGATGTTTAGTCTATCGGTGCTGATTTTTCTTTTTATGATGGCGGTCTTAGGTCCACTGCTTGCCCCAAATCATGTGACAGAGCAGCGTCTTTCGATGCAAAATCTACCGCCCTCGGCTGCTCACTGGTTTGGAACGGATGAGCTTGGACGAGATGTGTTCACGCGTACATGGTACGGAGCACGCATTTCGTTATTTGTGGGTGTGATGGCAGCACTCATTGATTTTGCCATCGGCGTGATTTATGGCGGTATTGCGGGCTATAAGGGCGGGAGATATGACCATGTCATGATGCGAATCGTCGAGGTGCTTTATGGTCTTCCTTATTTACTCGTCGTCATTTTATTGATGGTGCTCATGGGGCCCGGGCTTGTCACCATTATTGTAGCGCTCACCGTCACAGGGTGGATTGGAATGGCGAGAATTGTGAGAGGTCAGGTTCTTCAGCTGAAAAGCCAGGAATATGTCCTTGCCTCGAAAACCTTTGGTGCAAAAAGCCTGCGAATCATCCGCCGGAACTTACTGCCGAATACGATGGGGCCGATTATCGTCCAGATGACTCTGACTGTGCCGACAGCGATATTTGCTGAAGCGTTCTTAAGCTTTCTCGGTTTAGGAATCCAGGCGCCATTTGCAAGCTGGGGCGTGATGGCCAATGATGCTCTGCCGACTGTCCTGTCAGACAATGGTCACTGGTGGCGTTTGTTCTTCCCTGCATTTTTTATTTCACTGACGATGTTTTGTTTTAACAATTTAGGTGATGGCTTGCAAGATGCGCTTGATCCAAAGATGAAGAGGTGA